Proteins co-encoded in one Cloacibacillus sp. genomic window:
- a CDS encoding nucleotidyltransferase family protein, whose amino-acid sequence MNVILLGAGLSKRMGRQKLLLSFGDRNVIETVIENLRGAGLTRICAVLSREVASALAPIAGTLEVGINEEPERGQSSSLAIGLDMLPEGEDFCIMLGDLPLARAQDIAALAKRFDGLPPEKSVLAPCRGGVFGHPMFYRSVWRERFRGASGDVGGKKILMRYEPEIERVSVPDSHFKDMDTPEEYEKRLKEA is encoded by the coding sequence ATGAACGTGATACTGCTGGGAGCGGGGCTCTCAAAACGCATGGGACGCCAGAAGCTGCTGCTCTCATTCGGAGATAGGAACGTCATTGAGACGGTGATAGAAAACCTGCGCGGCGCGGGACTTACGCGCATCTGCGCCGTGCTCTCGCGGGAGGTGGCCTCCGCGCTCGCTCCCATCGCAGGAACGCTGGAGGTCGGCATCAACGAAGAGCCGGAACGCGGACAGTCCAGCTCGCTGGCGATCGGGCTCGATATGCTGCCGGAGGGAGAGGACTTCTGCATCATGCTCGGAGACCTGCCGCTGGCGCGCGCGCAGGATATCGCGGCGCTCGCCAAACGTTTCGACGGGCTGCCGCCGGAAAAGAGCGTCCTCGCCCCCTGCCGCGGCGGCGTATTCGGCCACCCGATGTTTTACCGCTCCGTATGGCGCGAACGCTTTCGCGGCGCGAGCGGCGACGTCGGCGGTAAAAAAATCCTCATGCGCTACGAACCGGAGATCGAGCGCGTCTCGGTCCCAGATTCGCATTTCAAGGACATGGACACGCCGGAGGAGTATGAAAAGCGCCTGAAAGAGGCGTAA